From one Luteolibacter sp. SL250 genomic stretch:
- a CDS encoding alpha-amylase family glycosyl hydrolase: MSETNTPAAPRPVIYQLFVRLFGNTNTTRKRNGTLEENGCGKFADINEVALTSLRDLGFTHIWLTGVIEQASGTDYPCRPADDRDILKGEAGSPYAIRDYFDICPDYATVPENRVEEFRALVDRCHGLGLRVIIDFIPNHVSRCYVSDVRPEHTFGQGDDRDVFFHRDNHYFYLRPGDPGDGPPLKLPGSGDGFFGPEAEYGKVTGNNVISWTPSVHDWYETVKINYGHDFTTGRDTSHLPGPDAAVEDVPKTWRTMDEILAWWQGMGVDGFRADMAHMVPMEFWRWAVKRARNRQPGVFFSAEAYNNDPAKLTDGHVLDALLEAGFDGVYDKQTYDVAEGIYDAGKWANDFDGGEFATERFHRSLRFVENHDEVRVACPEVWGGHGMHAGRPASAVLLGMGRGPIMIYSGQEIGEAGGDEAGFSTDHKRTTIFDYWCMKEFVKWVNGGRYDGGGLSQEQKELRAWYGRLLAVLAQPAFTRGEFFGLNWFNRENPAFGRQPGEPVSGHWLYAFLRHDPESGASFMVVANFHPQQDMEDIHILIPEGAWEFMGRDHDREWAFHDRLEGSWQGVIQRDDLDTDGINIGTLQAMNAAVLEISRW, translated from the coding sequence ATGTCCGAGACGAACACGCCCGCCGCCCCCCGCCCGGTGATCTATCAGCTTTTCGTCCGCCTCTTCGGCAACACGAACACCACGCGGAAAAGGAACGGCACGCTGGAGGAGAACGGCTGCGGGAAATTCGCCGACATCAATGAGGTCGCGCTCACCTCGCTGCGTGACCTCGGCTTCACCCACATCTGGCTCACCGGCGTGATCGAGCAGGCCAGCGGCACGGACTATCCGTGCCGTCCCGCCGATGACCGCGACATTCTGAAAGGGGAGGCCGGGAGTCCCTACGCCATCCGCGATTACTTCGACATCTGCCCGGACTACGCCACTGTCCCGGAAAACCGCGTGGAGGAGTTCCGCGCGCTGGTGGACCGCTGCCACGGCCTGGGGCTGCGCGTCATCATCGACTTCATCCCGAACCATGTTTCCCGCTGCTACGTGTCCGACGTCCGCCCGGAGCACACCTTCGGCCAGGGGGATGACCGGGACGTTTTCTTCCACCGGGACAACCATTACTTCTACCTGCGCCCCGGCGATCCCGGGGACGGCCCGCCGCTGAAGCTGCCCGGCTCCGGCGACGGCTTCTTCGGCCCGGAGGCGGAGTATGGGAAGGTCACCGGCAACAACGTCATCTCATGGACCCCGTCCGTGCATGATTGGTATGAAACGGTGAAGATCAACTACGGCCATGACTTCACCACCGGCCGGGACACCTCCCACCTCCCCGGCCCGGACGCCGCCGTGGAGGACGTGCCGAAGACCTGGCGCACCATGGATGAGATCCTCGCCTGGTGGCAGGGCATGGGCGTGGACGGCTTCCGCGCGGACATGGCCCACATGGTGCCCATGGAGTTCTGGCGCTGGGCGGTGAAACGCGCGCGCAACCGCCAGCCCGGCGTCTTCTTTTCCGCGGAGGCGTATAACAACGACCCCGCGAAACTCACCGACGGACACGTGCTGGACGCCCTGCTGGAGGCCGGCTTCGACGGCGTCTATGACAAGCAGACCTACGACGTCGCGGAAGGCATCTATGATGCCGGAAAATGGGCGAACGACTTCGACGGCGGGGAGTTCGCCACGGAGCGCTTCCACCGTTCCCTGCGCTTCGTCGAGAACCATGACGAGGTCCGTGTCGCCTGTCCGGAAGTATGGGGTGGCCATGGCATGCACGCCGGACGGCCCGCATCCGCCGTCCTGCTGGGCATGGGGCGCGGCCCCATCATGATCTACAGCGGCCAGGAGATCGGCGAGGCGGGCGGGGATGAGGCCGGCTTCAGCACCGACCACAAGCGCACCACCATCTTCGACTACTGGTGCATGAAGGAGTTCGTGAAATGGGTGAACGGCGGCCGCTATGACGGCGGCGGCCTCAGCCAGGAGCAGAAGGAACTCCGCGCCTGGTATGGCCGCCTGCTCGCCGTGCTGGCGCAGCCCGCCTTCACCCGCGGCGAATTTTTCGGCCTCAACTGGTTCAACCGTGAGAACCCCGCCTTCGGCCGCCAGCCCGGGGAGCCCGTCTCCGGCCATTGGCTCTACGCCTTCCTCCGCCATGACCCGGAGAGCGGCGCGTCCTTCATGGTCGTCGCCAACTTCCACCCGCAGCAGGACATGGAGGACATCCACATCCTCATCCCGGAAGGCGCGTGGGAATTCATGGGTCGGGATCACGACCGCGAATGGGCCTTCCACGACCGCCTCGAAGGAAGCTGGCAGGGCGTCATCCAGCGCGACGACCTCGACACCGACGGTATCAACATCGGCACCCTGCAAGCGATGAATGCCGCGGTGCTGGAGATCAGCAGGTGGTAG
- a CDS encoding YebC/PmpR family DNA-binding transcriptional regulator, which translates to MAGHNKWSKVKHIKARVDAIKGKVFSKCAHEIALAARAGGGDPGMNARLRTAVDNAKAVSMPRENIERAIKKGTGELGGDAIQEVTYEGYGPAGIAFLVEMATDNLNRAAADMRTIFSKNGGSVATPGSVSYQFDRRGEIRLAASAIDDDRIMEAAIEAGADDVHSDGEEHIIHTAANELGTVANALRSAGLSLVSEKMVSLPQNLSVVSDVDTARQILKLHDVLDDYADTLNVFTNFEVTDEALEQLSA; encoded by the coding sequence ATGGCCGGTCACAACAAGTGGTCAAAGGTCAAACACATCAAAGCCCGCGTCGATGCGATCAAGGGCAAGGTGTTCAGCAAGTGCGCCCATGAGATCGCACTGGCGGCGCGTGCCGGTGGCGGGGACCCGGGGATGAACGCGCGGCTGCGCACGGCGGTGGACAACGCGAAGGCGGTGTCCATGCCCCGCGAGAACATCGAGCGCGCCATCAAGAAAGGCACCGGCGAGCTGGGCGGCGACGCCATCCAGGAGGTGACCTATGAGGGCTACGGCCCGGCGGGCATCGCCTTTCTGGTGGAGATGGCCACGGACAACCTGAACCGCGCCGCGGCGGACATGCGGACGATTTTTTCAAAAAACGGCGGCTCGGTGGCGACTCCGGGCAGTGTTTCCTATCAGTTCGACCGCAGGGGTGAGATCCGCCTGGCGGCGTCCGCCATCGATGACGACCGCATCATGGAAGCGGCCATCGAGGCGGGCGCGGACGACGTCCACAGCGACGGGGAGGAACACATCATCCACACCGCGGCGAACGAGCTGGGCACGGTGGCGAACGCGCTGCGCTCCGCCGGCCTGAGCCTGGTGTCCGAGAAGATGGTGTCCCTGCCGCAGAACCTTTCCGTGGTGTCCGACGTGGATACCGCCCGCCAGATCCTGAAACTGCACGACGTGCTGGATGACTATGCGGACACGCTGAACGTGTTCACCAACTTTGAAGTGACGGACGAGGCGCTCGAGCAACTGTCCGCCTGA
- the rho gene encoding transcription termination factor Rho — protein MSNNTNEEAFAESAPEKTVAKKAAKKTAAKKAAVKKTAAKKAAAKKAPAAAETPLLIDVPAAPAVAKPARKAAAAPAPAPEAAADAAPAPAKKAAKKAAKKAAKKTAAEAPAEAAFSAPAPAPAPAAAEEPKRFGRVPGGGPTTPRADAPSQDAAPVSDASPSPAPQQHQPRQHGGGQPQDGGEQQGGQGGQGDSRSKRRRDKRKKRREQLRNERGQDGGGGGGGNQQQQHPQRQRGNDRHNNQRGNDRHGNQRGNDRSDRQQNDDRDYENRGHAQLTGEKIEVDGMLELAPKGFGFLRVPKKNFEQARDDVFVTPEIIRKNHLRLGQWIHGTFQMGPRGPQLVDITAINGISVAEASKLPHFDELKAVNPSKRISFETTPERFTTRVVDIMAPVGRGQRGLIVSPPRSGKTTLLLHMAEAIRTKYEETMHLMVLLVDERPEEVTEFRRALPGAEIYASSNDENARSHCRIAELAIERAKRLVEAGKDVFLLMDSITRLARAYNGNMNNRGRGTGSGGITIGALEVPRRLFAAARNTRGGGSLTILATALIQTNSRADEAIFMEFKGTGNMELVLDRKIAENYIYPAVDIFKSGTRREELLLPEHMLHKIHLIRRGLSGHRPVEAMERLLYFLKKFPNNPQMLLEIKG, from the coding sequence ATGAGCAACAACACGAACGAGGAAGCCTTCGCCGAGTCCGCCCCCGAGAAGACGGTGGCGAAGAAAGCGGCGAAGAAAACGGCAGCCAAGAAGGCCGCGGTGAAAAAGACCGCCGCGAAGAAGGCCGCCGCGAAGAAAGCTCCCGCAGCCGCCGAGACGCCGCTGTTGATCGACGTGCCCGCGGCACCGGCCGTGGCGAAGCCCGCCCGCAAGGCAGCGGCGGCACCCGCCCCTGCTCCGGAGGCTGCCGCCGATGCGGCACCCGCCCCCGCGAAGAAAGCGGCGAAGAAGGCCGCCAAAAAAGCGGCGAAGAAAACCGCCGCGGAAGCTCCTGCGGAGGCCGCCTTCTCCGCACCTGCACCTGCGCCCGCTCCTGCCGCCGCGGAGGAACCGAAGCGCTTCGGTCGTGTGCCGGGTGGCGGACCGACGACTCCCCGTGCGGATGCTCCATCCCAGGATGCGGCGCCGGTTTCCGATGCCTCCCCCTCCCCTGCCCCGCAGCAGCACCAGCCACGCCAGCACGGCGGTGGACAGCCGCAGGACGGCGGTGAGCAACAAGGCGGACAAGGAGGCCAGGGCGACAGCCGCAGCAAGCGCCGCCGTGACAAGCGGAAGAAGCGCCGCGAGCAGCTCCGCAACGAGCGCGGCCAGGATGGCGGCGGCGGTGGTGGTGGAAACCAACAGCAACAGCACCCGCAGCGCCAGCGTGGCAACGACCGCCACAACAACCAACGCGGCAACGACCGCCACGGCAACCAGCGCGGCAACGACCGCAGCGACCGCCAGCAGAACGACGACCGCGACTATGAGAACCGCGGCCACGCGCAGTTGACCGGCGAGAAGATCGAGGTGGACGGCATGCTGGAACTCGCGCCGAAGGGATTCGGCTTCCTGCGCGTGCCGAAGAAGAATTTCGAACAGGCGCGTGATGATGTCTTTGTCACGCCGGAGATCATCCGCAAGAACCACCTGCGGCTGGGCCAGTGGATCCACGGCACGTTCCAGATGGGCCCGCGCGGCCCGCAGCTCGTGGACATCACCGCCATCAACGGCATATCCGTCGCGGAGGCGTCGAAGCTCCCGCACTTCGACGAGCTGAAGGCGGTGAACCCGAGCAAGCGGATCAGCTTCGAGACAACGCCGGAGCGTTTCACCACGCGCGTGGTGGACATCATGGCGCCGGTGGGACGCGGCCAGCGCGGCCTCATCGTTTCCCCTCCCCGTTCCGGAAAGACGACTCTTTTGCTGCACATGGCGGAAGCCATCCGCACGAAGTACGAGGAGACCATGCACCTGATGGTGCTGCTGGTGGACGAACGCCCGGAGGAGGTGACGGAGTTCCGCCGCGCCCTGCCCGGTGCGGAGATCTACGCCAGCTCCAACGACGAGAACGCACGCAGCCACTGCCGCATCGCGGAACTCGCCATCGAGCGGGCGAAGCGGTTGGTGGAGGCGGGCAAGGATGTGTTCCTGCTGATGGACTCCATCACCCGTCTGGCCCGCGCCTACAACGGCAACATGAACAACCGTGGACGGGGCACCGGCTCCGGCGGCATCACCATCGGCGCGCTGGAGGTTCCGCGCAGGCTTTTCGCCGCGGCGCGGAACACCCGTGGCGGAGGCTCCCTCACCATCCTGGCCACCGCGCTGATCCAGACGAACTCCCGTGCCGACGAGGCCATCTTCATGGAGTTCAAGGGCACCGGCAACATGGAGCTGGTCCTGGACCGGAAGATCGCGGAAAACTACATCTACCCTGCGGTGGACATCTTCAAGTCCGGCACCCGCCGGGAGGAGCTGCTGCTGCCGGAGCACATGCTGCACAAGATCCACCTCATCCGCCGCGGCCTCTCCGGCCACCGCCCGGTGGAGGCGATGGAACGCCTGCTCTACTTCCTGAAGAAATTCCCGAACAACCCGCAGATGCTGCTTGAGATCAAGGGGTAA